One segment of Mobula birostris isolate sMobBir1 chromosome 29, sMobBir1.hap1, whole genome shotgun sequence DNA contains the following:
- the LOC140190054 gene encoding proteolipid protein 2-like — protein MPTPLDSGTPAPSLSWARLGAFSASAQGADLLLEMVFSLGLAIFFLASPHGAYVVFAVIELVLAGTFYWVYLNHYDQTIISLNWSSTDVFRCTAATIIYLVISISYGMSGNTVGVILSLVTMFIFTHNLYLLRPVFCPQRPEPAKPPAYDP, from the exons ATGCCTACCCCCCTCGACAGCGGCACGCCGGCTCCCTCCCTGAGCTGGGCGCGGCTGGGAGCATTCTCCGCCAGCGCCCAGGGCGCAGACCTCCTGCTGGAGATG GTCTTCAGCCTGGGCTTAGCAATCTTCTTCCTGGCCTCGCCGCACGGCGCCTACGTGGTCTTTGCCGTCATCGAGCTGGTGCTTGCCGGAACCTTCTACTGGGTTTACCTCAACCACTATGACCAGACCATCATCTCCCTCAACTGGTCTTCGACG GACGTATTCCGGTGTACAGCAGCCACCATCATCTATCTGGTCATTTCCATCTCGTACGGAATGTCTGGAAACACGGTCGGAGTG ATCCTCAGCCTCGTTACGATGTTCATCTTCACCCACAATCTCTACCTCCTCAGGCCAGTGTTTTGTCCGCAGAGGCCAGAACCCG CAAAGCCTCCTGCCTACGACccatga